The Xiphophorus hellerii strain 12219 chromosome 22, Xiphophorus_hellerii-4.1, whole genome shotgun sequence genome has a window encoding:
- the LOC116712904 gene encoding shieldin complex subunit 2-like isoform X2, translating into MVPARFCQNSEERPAGWRHLELTWKAGRLRPAADVPGNEDQSKQNPTEPEPGRATRSARGRSDGGLAPEALRTEEDSDGSEEDLCSASVQEYLDRCFPLAPPEPEPEQQPLSTRTQFLSTWTLSQALILKGRHAVQSALSPDEAPPIPPSGSSSTPELFSPAASSPGDSMELFSHTCPASRAEQGGVVVEVAADGVLCSQESDPQASPASPPCSKKPRPSEESTSAATESSTSTTRLDRCDQVGRRYSVLVVVVHPCHLKEVQVRSGPSAGSRIPLASMVVTDQSGAEMKVVLWRRAAFWVLTVSPGEVLLITGLQVSEDRWRAETVLQSTFSSKLLNLGHASTSKPVSQQVSARALRSLCGFVRVRRPLLVSVPSRPQQDLSRLPYATLRSLRVNTLVHALLRVTHSHISSEWRDEAESRNRSAVQMKAVLMVQQPGGQQGALLLWGAAMDWLPRFSKHKDAVWDFRVLLVREGLTSDLSELHSTPWSSVRVLDPTDRRALDFLRAWRRPGPSDAALELDVDTLLSQQYSGEVELRVQVLSFQFQEAPPSQNPAQPVLDSSTPRAGLLAALSGDITYTGCGRCTTELDTDRNGIYTPCYACLPLTALRRFYRPGVLTVSGRGSAHLTVRVPPVPLQKILQAPPDRLQRSAAPGSQMRHVQVAAEKLQALLALPRKWVVITVRSHFLCDQNSVPLSQDFTLMDLQVPTR; encoded by the exons ATGGTACCGGCCCGGTTCTGTCAGAACTCG GAAGAGCGTCCTGCAGGATGGAGACACCTGGAGCTCACCTGGAAGGCGGGCCGTCTCCGACCCGCTGCAG ATGTTCCTGGGAATGAGGATCAGAGTAAGCAGAATCCAACAGAACCGGAACCGGGTCGGGCCACAAGGTCTGCTAGAGGACGATCTGATGGAGGACTGGCGCCTGAAGCTCTGAGGACCGAGGAAGACTCAGATGGTTCTGAGGAGGATCTGTGTTCTGCTTCGGTCCAGGAGTATCTGGACCGCTGTTTCCCTCTAgctccaccagaaccagaaccagagcagcaGCCTCTGTCCACCAGAACCCAGTTCCTCAGCACCTGGACTCTCAGCCAGGCCCTGATCCTGAAAGGAAGACACGCCGTCCAATCAGCACTCAGCCCAGACGAAGCCCCGCCCATTCCCCCGTCCGGCTCCTCCAGCACCCCGGAGCTGTTCAGCCCGGCCGCCTCGTCTCCTGGAGACTCCATGGAGCTGTTCAGCCACACCTGTCCGGCCTCCAGGGCGGAGCAAGGTGGGGTCGTCGTGGAGGTCGCCGCAGACGGCGTCCTCTGCTCTCAGGAGTCCGACCCCCAGGCGTCCCCCGCATCGCCCCCCTGCAGCAAGAAACCACGACCCTCAGAGGAGTCGACGTCTGCAGCAACAGAGAGCTCCACCTCCACCACCCGTCTGGACAGGTGTGACCAGGTGGGACGCAGGTACTCTGTCCTGGTGGTGGTGGTCCACCCCTGCCATCTGAAGGAGgtccag GTGCGGTCGGGTCCGTCAGCAGGAAGCCGCATTCCTCTGGCCTCCATGGTGGTGACGGACCAATCAGGAGCCGAGATGAAGGTGGTGCTGTGGAGGAGAGCGGCCTTCTGGGTTCTGACCGTGAGTCCTGGAGAGGTTCTGCTCATCACag GGCTGCAGGTGAGCGAGGACAGGTGGAGAGCAGAGACTGTCCTCCAGTCTACCTTCTCCAGCAAACTGCTGAACCTGGGACACGCCTCCACCTCAAAGCCAG ttAGCCAGCAGGTTAGCGCCCGCGCTCTCCGCTCTCTGTGTGGTTTCGTCAGAGtgcggcgccccctgctggtgtcCGTCCCCAGCCGGCCCCAGCAGGATCTGAGCCGGCTCCCTTACGCCACCCTGAGGTCGCTGCGGGTCAACACGCTGGTTCACGCTCTGCTTCGTGTCACGCACTCTCACATCAGCTCAG AGTGGAGAGACGAGGCCGAGTCTCGGAACCGCTCTGCGGTCCAGATGAAGGCGGTTCTGATGGTGCAGCAGCCGGGCggacagcagggggcgctgctgcTGTGGGGGGCTGCGATGGACTGGCTGCCTCGCTTCAGTAAACACAAAG ATGCTGTGTGGGACTTCAGAGTGCTCCTGGTGAGGGAgggtttgacctctgacctctcagAGCTGCACTCCACCCCCTGGAGCTCGGTCCGGGTTCTGGACCCGACAGACCGCCGGGCGCTGGACTTCCTGCGGGCGTGGCGCCGTCCAGGGCCAAGTGACGCGGCTCTGGAGCTGGATGTGGACACGCTGTTGTCTCAGCAGTACAGCG GTGAGGTGGAGCTCAGAGTCCAGGTGCTCAGCTTCCAGTTCCAGGAGGCTCCGCCCTCCCAGAACCCAGCCCAGCCGGTTCTGGACAGCTCCACGCCGCGGGCCGGCCTCCTGGCGGCGCTGAGCGGTGACATCACCTACACCGGCTGCGGCCGCTGCACCACCGAACTGGACACGGACCGCAACGGGATCTACACGCCGTGCTACGCCTGCCTGCCGCTCACCGCCCTGCGCCGCTTCTACAG GCCAGGTGTGTTGACGGTGAGTGGGCGGGGCTCTGCCCACCTGACGGTCCGGGTTCCTCCTGTTCCTCTGCAGAAAATCCTCCAAGCTCCTCCGGACCGACTCCAGCGCAGCGCAG CTCCAGGTTCTCAGATGCGACACGTCCAGGTGGCGGCGGAGaagctgcaggcgctgctggCTCTTCCCAGGAAGTGGGTGGTCATCACGGTGCGGAGCCACTTCCTGTGCGACCAGAACAGCGTTCCCCTCAGTCAGGACTTCACTCTGATGGACCTTCAGGTTCCGACCCGGTGA
- the LOC116712904 gene encoding shieldin complex subunit 2-like isoform X1 yields the protein MHQRPKIHIFLGAPPPPPPPPPPPPPPPHPPSPGMEEERPAGWRHLELTWKAGRLRPAADVPGNEDQSKQNPTEPEPGRATRSARGRSDGGLAPEALRTEEDSDGSEEDLCSASVQEYLDRCFPLAPPEPEPEQQPLSTRTQFLSTWTLSQALILKGRHAVQSALSPDEAPPIPPSGSSSTPELFSPAASSPGDSMELFSHTCPASRAEQGGVVVEVAADGVLCSQESDPQASPASPPCSKKPRPSEESTSAATESSTSTTRLDRCDQVGRRYSVLVVVVHPCHLKEVQVRSGPSAGSRIPLASMVVTDQSGAEMKVVLWRRAAFWVLTVSPGEVLLITGLQVSEDRWRAETVLQSTFSSKLLNLGHASTSKPVSQQVSARALRSLCGFVRVRRPLLVSVPSRPQQDLSRLPYATLRSLRVNTLVHALLRVTHSHISSEWRDEAESRNRSAVQMKAVLMVQQPGGQQGALLLWGAAMDWLPRFSKHKDAVWDFRVLLVREGLTSDLSELHSTPWSSVRVLDPTDRRALDFLRAWRRPGPSDAALELDVDTLLSQQYSGEVELRVQVLSFQFQEAPPSQNPAQPVLDSSTPRAGLLAALSGDITYTGCGRCTTELDTDRNGIYTPCYACLPLTALRRFYRPGVLTVSGRGSAHLTVRVPPVPLQKILQAPPDRLQRSAAPGSQMRHVQVAAEKLQALLALPRKWVVITVRSHFLCDQNSVPLSQDFTLMDLQVPTR from the exons ATGCATCAGCGGCCAAAGATCCACATCTTCCTCggcgctcctcctcctcctcctcctcctcctcctcctcctcctcctcctcctcatcctccttcaCCTGGTATGGAGGAAGAGCGTCCTGCAGGATGGAGACACCTGGAGCTCACCTGGAAGGCGGGCCGTCTCCGACCCGCTGCAG ATGTTCCTGGGAATGAGGATCAGAGTAAGCAGAATCCAACAGAACCGGAACCGGGTCGGGCCACAAGGTCTGCTAGAGGACGATCTGATGGAGGACTGGCGCCTGAAGCTCTGAGGACCGAGGAAGACTCAGATGGTTCTGAGGAGGATCTGTGTTCTGCTTCGGTCCAGGAGTATCTGGACCGCTGTTTCCCTCTAgctccaccagaaccagaaccagagcagcaGCCTCTGTCCACCAGAACCCAGTTCCTCAGCACCTGGACTCTCAGCCAGGCCCTGATCCTGAAAGGAAGACACGCCGTCCAATCAGCACTCAGCCCAGACGAAGCCCCGCCCATTCCCCCGTCCGGCTCCTCCAGCACCCCGGAGCTGTTCAGCCCGGCCGCCTCGTCTCCTGGAGACTCCATGGAGCTGTTCAGCCACACCTGTCCGGCCTCCAGGGCGGAGCAAGGTGGGGTCGTCGTGGAGGTCGCCGCAGACGGCGTCCTCTGCTCTCAGGAGTCCGACCCCCAGGCGTCCCCCGCATCGCCCCCCTGCAGCAAGAAACCACGACCCTCAGAGGAGTCGACGTCTGCAGCAACAGAGAGCTCCACCTCCACCACCCGTCTGGACAGGTGTGACCAGGTGGGACGCAGGTACTCTGTCCTGGTGGTGGTGGTCCACCCCTGCCATCTGAAGGAGgtccag GTGCGGTCGGGTCCGTCAGCAGGAAGCCGCATTCCTCTGGCCTCCATGGTGGTGACGGACCAATCAGGAGCCGAGATGAAGGTGGTGCTGTGGAGGAGAGCGGCCTTCTGGGTTCTGACCGTGAGTCCTGGAGAGGTTCTGCTCATCACag GGCTGCAGGTGAGCGAGGACAGGTGGAGAGCAGAGACTGTCCTCCAGTCTACCTTCTCCAGCAAACTGCTGAACCTGGGACACGCCTCCACCTCAAAGCCAG ttAGCCAGCAGGTTAGCGCCCGCGCTCTCCGCTCTCTGTGTGGTTTCGTCAGAGtgcggcgccccctgctggtgtcCGTCCCCAGCCGGCCCCAGCAGGATCTGAGCCGGCTCCCTTACGCCACCCTGAGGTCGCTGCGGGTCAACACGCTGGTTCACGCTCTGCTTCGTGTCACGCACTCTCACATCAGCTCAG AGTGGAGAGACGAGGCCGAGTCTCGGAACCGCTCTGCGGTCCAGATGAAGGCGGTTCTGATGGTGCAGCAGCCGGGCggacagcagggggcgctgctgcTGTGGGGGGCTGCGATGGACTGGCTGCCTCGCTTCAGTAAACACAAAG ATGCTGTGTGGGACTTCAGAGTGCTCCTGGTGAGGGAgggtttgacctctgacctctcagAGCTGCACTCCACCCCCTGGAGCTCGGTCCGGGTTCTGGACCCGACAGACCGCCGGGCGCTGGACTTCCTGCGGGCGTGGCGCCGTCCAGGGCCAAGTGACGCGGCTCTGGAGCTGGATGTGGACACGCTGTTGTCTCAGCAGTACAGCG GTGAGGTGGAGCTCAGAGTCCAGGTGCTCAGCTTCCAGTTCCAGGAGGCTCCGCCCTCCCAGAACCCAGCCCAGCCGGTTCTGGACAGCTCCACGCCGCGGGCCGGCCTCCTGGCGGCGCTGAGCGGTGACATCACCTACACCGGCTGCGGCCGCTGCACCACCGAACTGGACACGGACCGCAACGGGATCTACACGCCGTGCTACGCCTGCCTGCCGCTCACCGCCCTGCGCCGCTTCTACAG GCCAGGTGTGTTGACGGTGAGTGGGCGGGGCTCTGCCCACCTGACGGTCCGGGTTCCTCCTGTTCCTCTGCAGAAAATCCTCCAAGCTCCTCCGGACCGACTCCAGCGCAGCGCAG CTCCAGGTTCTCAGATGCGACACGTCCAGGTGGCGGCGGAGaagctgcaggcgctgctggCTCTTCCCAGGAAGTGGGTGGTCATCACGGTGCGGAGCCACTTCCTGTGCGACCAGAACAGCGTTCCCCTCAGTCAGGACTTCACTCTGATGGACCTTCAGGTTCCGACCCGGTGA